The Magnolia sinica isolate HGM2019 chromosome 3, MsV1, whole genome shotgun sequence genome includes the window CGCCCAAGAAATCAGCCCAATCCGatgatcatatgggacccacagacTAAATTTGTTAGCATCTAGGTATTTTCATTGCTtttcatgttgtggcccacttgatgaagggATCAGCCtcttttggggcatcccatttcatgatggggcacaCCTGTTGGACGATTTAGATGTcatgcagcaaaaaaaaaaaaaaaaagatgtcatGCACACGtgtgtaaaaggaaaaaaaaaaaaaaaaaaaaaaaagcctcggTAATTCCGCATGTGGGGGAGCCCTGCACATACGCACGCAGTCACACAATGCCAACATTAAAACACATGTACAAGATCCAAGCTCTCTAACAGGTGGGCTGCACCTTTCAGTCTTTTCACTTTAAAATAGGCCATTCCTCAAATAAAGTGGGCCACAGCGTATAAAATATTGAATGGGCGGAAATAAAATTGCCTTAACCATCAGCTTACTTTGTACACTGTAGTGGAGCAAAATCAATTTAATCACAGAGGAGGAGGAGATATCCCAAAAACCAACCTCATGCAaaattcaggtggcccacgccaCGTGAATTTAATCAGTGGCATGGATCATATGATCTTGTCAACACATCCACGATAGTTCATCATGCTCGATCATCTGACACTAGTTTCATGTTCCTTCCTCACAGTACACGTGCCAGACATATCTACTGATTGGGACAGCTGTCCTGATGGGCCATAGCGTCCAAATGCTATATCCAAAAACGCAAAGACACTACGTTATGGTAACCATCCAATCAGAGGCCTGAGTTCTATCAAAAGGTCTACATTCAACTAGAAAACTTCACCTTTGGATGGTCAGTTGAGAGcttttctgatgattttcctacTGGCCATCCACAAAGTATCCCACTGGATCATTAGTCCCTGCCATCAAACATACATTCATGCAGGTccaatatcaaaaaaaaaattcccaaagaagaaataatatataataataataataataataataataataataataataataataataacattgatTATTAGCATTGTAGAGGGTAACAAGTTAATCCACCTTGTAAATCTCACTACCACAATATATTATTAGGAAAAGAGAAAATTAGAATAAGGCAATGTGACAGCTACATCCTAACGACATTGTGCTATAAATGCACGACCATGGAAGCAATACCCTAAAcagcccttcctctctctccctccttaaTGCCTTCTCCCCAACAAAAATACTAGATACTTTGGTGTTGTTCTCCTCAGAAGATATTTGGCCACAGGCGGTCAATTTTCAGCCGTACGTTCAATGAATTTCCCAATTGGCAACCCCTCATGGGGTCGTCAATGGCCTCAAATTCTAATAGCACTAGCCATCCTCTTCACATCCAACTCTATAAAAATGGTTTCAAGCAATTCAGATGAGTACACGTCACCTCCACCGCCATCATCATCACCTCCACTATCATATATATACAAATCACCCCCACCACCGTCCCCTTCGCCACCTTCACCTTACTATTACAACCCTCCACCACCACTGTCTCCGTCACCTCCACCACCGTATTACTACAAATCACCACCACCGCCATCTCCATCTCCTCCACCACCGTATTACTACAAATCTCCACCACCACCTACTCCATATCCTCCACCACCTTACTATTACAAGTCACCCCCGCCGCCTTCACCATCTCCACCACCTCCTTACTATTATAAGTCGCCACCACCCCCATCACCATCTCCACCGCCACCTTATTACTACAAATCCCCACCACCTCCTTCTCCATCacctccaccaccaccatcaccatctcctccacCACCATACTACTACAAATCTCCACCACCGCCATCACCATCTCCTCCGCCACTATACTACTACAAATCTCCACCACCgccatcaccatctcctccacCACCTTACTACTACAAATCTCCACCACCACCATTACCGTCTCCACCACCACCTTACTACTACAAATCTCCACCTCCACCATCTCCATCTCCACCACCACCATACTACTACAAATCTCCACCTCcaccatcaccatctcctccacCACCTTACTACTACAAATCACCACCACCGCCCATGCCAACTCCTCACCCTTACCACCACCTACTCGTCTTGAAGGTGGTGGGAAAGGTCTACTGTTACAGATGCTATGATTGGGGATATCCCGTGAAATCGCATGAGAAGAAACACCTGCAAGGCATGAAATTTCAACAAAGCActcattatttatttcaatttaatTTGACCAGCTTGAATTTTTCTAACAATTTGCTTTCTTGTATGATTATAAATGGGCAGGTGCGGTTGTGAAAGTTACGTGCAAGACTGGACAGAAGGAGATCGTAGCCTATGGGAAGACTAAGATCAATGGAAAATACAGTGTTGCTGTTGAAGGTTATGACTATAGAAAATGGGGAGCCAAAAGATGCAAGGCAGTGCTCTACATGCCTCCAAAGGGCTCTATGTGCAACATCCCTACTAACCTCCACGACGGAAAGATTGGAGCCATGCTCAAAGTAAAATCCAATACCTATGAAGAAGTTGTCCTCCAAGCCAAGGCCTTTGCCTATGCACCCAAGTCACCTTCCAAGGAATGTGAGAAGCCCCACCCAAAACCACCAGTCTACCAATATAAGTCCCCACCACCCCCAACCCCCACATACTATTACAAATCCCCACCACCCCCAACACCCAAATACTACTACAAATCCCCGCCACCTCCATCCCCAACTTACTACTACAAGTCtcccccaccaccatcaccctctcCTCCTCCTCCATACTACTACAAGTCCCCACCTCCACCATCATCATCTCCTCCTCCTCCATACTACTACAAGTCACCCCCGCCACCCTCACCTTCCCCACCACCTACCTATTACTACAAGTCTCCGCCGCCACCATCACCTTCTCCACCACCTCCCTACTACTACAAGTCACCGCCACCACCATCTCCATCTCCACCACCTCCTTACTACTACAAATCACCGCCACCACCATCCCCATCTCCTCCTCCTCCCTACTACTACAAATCACCGCCACCACCATCCCCATCTCCTCCTCCTCCCTACTACTACAAGTCCCCACCTCCACCTTCCCCGTCTCCTCCTCCTCCATACTACTACAAATCCCCTCCCCCACCATCCCTGTCGCCTCCTCCTCCATACTACTACAAATCACCACCCCCACCATCGCCATCTCCTCCACCTCCATACTACTAccaatcaccaccaccaccaccaccatctccTCTACCTCCGTACTACTAccaatcaccaccaccaccatcgccATCTCCTCCACCTCCGTACTACTACAAATCACCACCCCCACCATCGGCATCCCCACCTCCTCCATACGTCAATGCATCCCCACCACCTCCCACTCACTACTGAGCATGAGACCCATCTCTTCTACTCACTCATGTGAGTATTATCAGAACTCAACTAATACTAATTAGTTACTCAATCTTCATTTCTATTTCAAAGAATAAATTAGGCAATTAAACTTGGTTTGTTGTAGTAAAAGAATCAAACTCAATTGAATAATTATCTCATGCTACACCAAATGCTGCTTTGCAGGTTTCAAGAGGGGTAGTGAAAGATGGGAACGTTGAAAGAGGGCCAGCTTCTTGTTTCCCGCTTTGTGGGTATTTGGTAATAAGTGTCTTAACCATATGATGAAGAGCTTGATTAACCTTGGTAACACATGCCCAAAAGCTTCTATGATGGCCATGCTACATTTCTTGTACTTTGCATATTCTAGTAGGATTGGGTTTAAAAGATAATCTGGCCAGCACAcctgaaaaggaagaaaaggagaagaacacCATTGCTGCCATTatatattattttcctttttatttttcatgatttctTTATTTGTGGGTATTTGTTTATGAAGCTTTCTTGTGCTATTTGCACTGATTGCTATTAAATAAAAGATATTTATTTGCTGTTTatgcaggtctctctctctctatggttgctatttgttttttatttaaaaaaaaaaacagaaaggtGGGGCAGGTCACCTAGATTTCTTCAATGAAAACATA containing:
- the LOC131238931 gene encoding extensin-2-like, with the protein product MNFPIGNPSWGRQWPQILIALAILFTSNSIKMVSSNSDEYTSPPPPSSSPPLSYIYKSPPPPSPSPPSPYYYNPPPPLSPSPPPPYYYKSPPPPSPSPPPPYYYKSPPPPTPYPPPPYYYKSPPPPSPSPPPPYYYKSPPPPSPSPPPPYYYKSPPPPSPSPPPPPSPSPPPPYYYKSPPPPSPSPPPLYYYKSPPPPSPSPPPPYYYKSPPPPLPSPPPPYYYKSPPPPSPSPPPPYYYKSPPPPSPSPPPPYYYKSPPPPMPTPHPYHHLLVLKVVGKVYCYRCYDWGYPVKSHEKKHLQGAVVKVTCKTGQKEIVAYGKTKINGKYSVAVEGYDYRKWGAKRCKAVLYMPPKGSMCNIPTNLHDGKIGAMLKVKSNTYEEVVLQAKAFAYAPKSPSKECEKPHPKPPVYQYKSPPPPTPTYYYKSPPPPTPKYYYKSPPPPSPTYYYKSPPPPSPSPPPPYYYKSPPPPSSSPPPPYYYKSPPPPSPSPPPTYYYKSPPPPSPSPPPPYYYKSPPPPSPSPPPPYYYKSPPPPSPSPPPPYYYKSPPPPSPSPPPPYYYKSPPPPSPSPPPPYYYKSPPPPSLSPPPPYYYKSPPPPSPSPPPPYYYQSPPPPPPSPLPPYYYQSPPPPSPSPPPPYYYKSPPPPSASPPPPYVNASPPPPTHY